The Thermomicrobiales bacterium region TCTTCCGAGATCAACGGCGTGGCGCGCCGGATGGCGAAGGTCTCGATTGCGGCGCGCAGATCGTAGAGCTCGTTCACATCTTCCGGTGTGATGACCGGCACGGAAAACCCCTTGCGGCTGCTGACCTGCACCAGCCCAGTCTGCCCGAGTCGCAGGAGCGCCTCGCGCACGGGAGTGCGGCTGGTCCCCAATTCTTGCGCCAGCGCATCTTCGACAAGCCGCTCACCCGGGCGGAACTCGCGGTTGACCACACGGCGCCAGAGCTGGTCGTAGACCGAATCGGCGACGCTCGGGAATCCCTCGGGAGGCGGCACGAACCGCGCGAAGAGCTCATCGCCAAGGCGCAGATTGACGTCGGCCGCACTCGATGTCGACCGGTCGTCGGTCTTTGGGAGATCCATTTGCGTGTTCATCGTATGGAATATATCGTATGCAATACGCGAACGGGCGTCAAACGCAGCGGAGCGTCTGCATGCGCAGACCGGTCGTCGTTCGAGACTGAACGCCGTGTGGCGAGATGCTTCGATGAGGAGGAGCAGCAGATGAAACTGAAACGGTTGAATCGGTACGCGAGTCTCGTGATTGCCATCCTGCTGATCGCGGGAATGGCCTCCACGGCGCTCGCGCAAGATGCGACGCCGGTCACTGCTCGCGATGGTGCGGCGCCGGCAGTGGAACATGACGACTCACCCACATCCGTAGCCGTCGTTCCGGGTGGCCCCCATCCCTACTTTGCCCCCATGGAGGGCGCTATCGCCGATGCGCAGGCTGCCTTTGGTCTTGGCGACGTGACCTTCAAGGCTCCGACCGAGTGGAACCTGGATGCGCAGAACGAGTTGATCTCTACGCTCCAGGCACAGGGCTACAACGCATTCGCCATCTTCCCCGGCGATGCCAATGGCACCAACAGCACCATCGAAGAACTGATGGATGAGAACATACCGTCCGTGCTGGTTGGCGGATGCACATCGCAGCCGTCGCAGGCGCAGTTCTGCATCGCGACCGATGTCGCCAACTCGGCCTATCTCGGTACGAAAGCCCTGATCGAGTCGATGGGCGGCGAAGGCACGATCGTTCACCTTACCGGCTTCCTGGTCGACCCGAACACCCAACTGCGCATGGCGGCGGTCGAGCAAGCCGTGGCGGAAACTGATGGCAAGGTCACCCTGCTCCAGCATCTGGCCGACATCGACAGCCAGGAAGAAGCCGACAACAAGATCAACGCGCTGCTGGCGGCTTCCGCTGACGAGATCGATGGGATCGTCGCGACGGCCTATGTTCCCTCGACGGTGGCCGCGACCGCGCTGAAGAACATCGGTGACAAGCGCATCAAGATGGTCGGCATCGACGACGACCCGATCGTGCTCGATGCCATTCGCGAGGGCTATCTGGTTGGCACCATGGCCCAGAACCCATATGGGCAGGCGTACATCGCCGGATACGCGCTCGATCTGCTGCGCCACAGCTGCCAGATGAAGGCCGATGCGCCGTTCCTGATCGACTCGGGTACGTTCCTGATCGATGGTGAAACGGTGGACACCTACTCTGAGAACCTCAAGGAGATCACGAACGGCATTCAGTCCACCTTCGCGGAGGACTATATGGATTGCGACGCCTAGCGCAACCGCGCACGCGTCGAAAACGGCGGCGACCGCGTGGTCGCCGCCGTTTCCAACTTCACAGGTATCGAATCATCCAATGACGAAACCGTTTGGCTACAACGGACGCTTGTTGCGGGTGGATCTCGCCACACGATCGATCTCGTTCGAGGAACGGGACGATATCTGGTGGCGCACCTATGCCGGTGGCGGCCTGCTGGCAACTGAGCTCCTGCTGCGGGAAACGCCACCCGGGATCGACGCGTTCGATCCGGGAAATCTGCTCGTGGTCGCGTCCAGCGTCACTGCCGGCCACCCCTATGCGGGGTTGGCGCGATTTTCGGTTGCCGGGAAGAGCCCGCTTACCCAGGGCATTGGCGAGGCGCGCAGCGAAGGGCCATTCGCCACCGCGCTCAAACGCAGTGGCGCCGACGCGATCGTGTTCCATGGCCGGGCTTCCGAACCGGTGATGCTGGTAATCGACAACGGTTCGGTCTCCCTCGAACCAGCTGGCGACCTGTGGGGTCAATCCACCGGCGCAGTGACGGAAGCGCTCGAAGATCGATATGGACTCGATGCCCATATCGCAACCATTGGTCCCGCGGGCGAACGTCTGGTGCGTTTTGCCAGCATCGTTTCCGATCGCAACCATCAAGCAGCCCGGATGGGTATGGGAGCGGTGGCGGGTTCGAAACTCTTGAAGGCGATCGTCATCAGGGGTGGCTCGCTGCCACCCGTGGCCGAACCGACGCGCTGTGAAGCGCTGACCCGCGCGTATCTCGATCGGATGAGCATCAACGATCTCACCCGCTGGCAACTGGATCCACCTGGCTTTGCTGCCTGGGTGCATCTCATGACCAGCGACACGGCGATCTGCGCTGAAAACTACCGCACCAGCGCATTCGCCGCAGCCAGCGCCTACGATCCCGAACGGTTCATGCAGCGCTACGCGGGCAAGGCGCCGTGTCCCGGTTGCCCGAACGATTGCATCAAACGGTTCGGCGCCGGTGACGACAGGCGGTTCGACCCTCGTTCCGGTGGCATCCACCAGGAGATCACCGGCGCATTGGGACCGAACATCGGTCTCACCGTACTCGATACTCTCCTGGCCGCGAACGTGATGTGCAACGAGTTGGGGATGGACCCGGACTCGCTCGGTTTCACGATTTCCATGGCGATGGAATGCAAAGACCGCGGCCTGTTATCGCCTGGACTGAAACGAGACGTTCCGTCGTTTGGTGACGGACCTGGCGTGCTCCGGCTCATCGAGGCGATCGGGGCCCGCGCTGGCGCCGGTGATCTGCTGGCCGAAGGAAGCATGCGCGCCGCCGAGCAGATCGGGAACGGGGCAGACTCGCTCGCGATGCATGTCAAGGGGCTGGAGTTGGTTCCGTTCGAGCCACGCACCCAGACCGGGCTGG contains the following coding sequences:
- a CDS encoding aldehyde ferredoxin oxidoreductase family protein, with product MTKPFGYNGRLLRVDLATRSISFEERDDIWWRTYAGGGLLATELLLRETPPGIDAFDPGNLLVVASSVTAGHPYAGLARFSVAGKSPLTQGIGEARSEGPFATALKRSGADAIVFHGRASEPVMLVIDNGSVSLEPAGDLWGQSTGAVTEALEDRYGLDAHIATIGPAGERLVRFASIVSDRNHQAARMGMGAVAGSKLLKAIVIRGGSLPPVAEPTRCEALTRAYLDRMSINDLTRWQLDPPGFAAWVHLMTSDTAICAENYRTSAFAAASAYDPERFMQRYAGKAPCPGCPNDCIKRFGAGDDRRFDPRSGGIHQEITGALGPNIGLTVLDTLLAANVMCNELGMDPDSLGFTISMAMECKDRGLLSPGLKRDVPSFGDGPGVLRLIEAIGARAGAGDLLAEGSMRAAEQIGNGADSLAMHVKGLELVPFEPRTQTGLALGYATAPIGPRYDIAEHDWDFDTAGWSHALENARTLGILQRIPMQEISARKVRNYSVLATLWSAADALGFCIFAIAPVRVLTFEQMATMLAAVTGWNTSTYEIMAIGARRIQLMHLYNLREGIGPEADTLPGRFFDEPVDSGIWTGHRIDRPAFERAIRAWYRVMGWDDRARPHYETLVAHHLEWTIDDAFLSPEHLAETGVAT
- a CDS encoding GntR family transcriptional regulator — translated: MNTQMDLPKTDDRSTSSAADVNLRLGDELFARFVPPPEGFPSVADSVYDQLWRRVVNREFRPGERLVEDALAQELGTSRTPVREALLRLGQTGLVQVSSRKGFSVPVITPEDVNELYDLRAAIETFAIRRATPLISEEEIATHRGLQQAALHQSQARDPATAEAFFRADLALHFVLHALGGNRRSARILSEALGQLSLLSMRAAIVPERNQLAIAEHQAILDALEARDADAAAAAMEAHVEAVKERSLADLEGGMR
- a CDS encoding substrate-binding domain-containing protein → MKLKRLNRYASLVIAILLIAGMASTALAQDATPVTARDGAAPAVEHDDSPTSVAVVPGGPHPYFAPMEGAIADAQAAFGLGDVTFKAPTEWNLDAQNELISTLQAQGYNAFAIFPGDANGTNSTIEELMDENIPSVLVGGCTSQPSQAQFCIATDVANSAYLGTKALIESMGGEGTIVHLTGFLVDPNTQLRMAAVEQAVAETDGKVTLLQHLADIDSQEEADNKINALLAASADEIDGIVATAYVPSTVAATALKNIGDKRIKMVGIDDDPIVLDAIREGYLVGTMAQNPYGQAYIAGYALDLLRHSCQMKADAPFLIDSGTFLIDGETVDTYSENLKEITNGIQSTFAEDYMDCDA